The following are encoded in a window of Deinococcus sedimenti genomic DNA:
- a CDS encoding precorrin-2 dehydrogenase/sirohydrochlorin ferrochelatase family protein, with product MSFLPAFLDLRGVRVVVVGGGEVALRRIRTLLDAGAQVQVIAPGQHPDLAALPVQIEARHYRRGDLSGAVMVVAATGSADVNDAVVRDARAQGALVNDAGDATRGNWRFPAQAQRAGVQVAVTSGRELPLLAQALAERTAALLPDEATLDSWTARREAALTQPDTQRAASLDALRADIRQSVGLA from the coding sequence ATGAGTTTCCTCCCAGCCTTCCTTGATCTTCGCGGCGTGCGCGTCGTCGTGGTCGGCGGGGGAGAGGTCGCGCTGCGCCGCATCCGCACGCTGCTGGACGCCGGGGCGCAGGTGCAGGTCATCGCGCCCGGGCAGCACCCGGACCTCGCGGCGCTGCCCGTGCAGATCGAGGCCCGCCACTACCGGCGCGGCGACCTGAGCGGCGCGGTGATGGTCGTCGCCGCCACCGGCTCTGCCGACGTGAACGACGCCGTCGTGCGCGACGCCCGCGCGCAGGGTGCCCTGGTGAATGACGCCGGGGACGCCACGCGCGGCAACTGGCGCTTCCCCGCGCAGGCGCAGCGCGCGGGCGTGCAGGTCGCCGTGACCAGCGGGCGGGAACTGCCGCTGCTGGCCCAGGCCCTCGCTGAACGCACCGCAGCCCTGCTGCCCGACGAGGCCACCCTGGACAGCTGGACCGCCCGCCGCGAGGCCGCCCTGACCCAGCCCGACACACAGCGTGCCGCCAGCCTGGACGCCCTGCGCGCCGACATCCGCCAGTCCGTGGGGCTCGCGTGA
- the ygfZ gene encoding CAF17-like 4Fe-4S cluster assembly/insertion protein YgfZ: protein MWTRIPSSSLRVTGADRVDFVHGQMTNNLRAAPTPGLVPCAFLNVRGQIEQFARAYRREQDVYLHLDADQAGALAARLRRYIIFDQVEVQDVTGELRTVHVWPGTDLSGWQADGGDAQTFDLAGSTVLAGRVNRAGVAGVDLHYLARHEEAVLAALSGTEVPLSELDAARVQAGIPDITRDALTGTLPQEVGLDLTGPLPSISYRKGCYVGQEIMARLEARGNARYHLVRLDGAGPWEAGAEITADGKVVGQAGLHAGSGSVARLRKELPEGAGVQVAGQPATVTLIHAHA, encoded by the coding sequence ATGTGGACCCGGATTCCCTCCAGCAGCCTGCGCGTGACCGGCGCGGACCGCGTGGATTTCGTGCACGGTCAGATGACGAACAACCTCCGCGCGGCGCCCACGCCGGGGCTCGTCCCCTGCGCGTTCCTGAACGTGCGTGGGCAGATCGAGCAGTTCGCCCGCGCGTACCGCCGCGAGCAGGACGTGTACCTGCACCTGGACGCCGATCAGGCCGGGGCGCTGGCGGCGCGGCTGCGGCGGTACATCATCTTCGATCAGGTGGAGGTGCAGGACGTCACGGGTGAACTGCGGACCGTGCACGTCTGGCCCGGCACTGACCTGAGCGGCTGGCAGGCGGACGGGGGGGACGCGCAGACCTTCGACCTGGCCGGGAGTACGGTGCTGGCGGGTCGCGTGAACCGCGCGGGCGTGGCGGGCGTGGACCTGCACTACCTCGCCCGGCACGAGGAGGCCGTCCTGGCCGCCCTGTCGGGGACCGAGGTGCCGCTGAGCGAACTGGACGCCGCGCGCGTGCAGGCGGGCATTCCGGACATCACGCGCGACGCCCTGACCGGCACCCTCCCGCAGGAGGTCGGCCTGGACCTCACGGGACCCCTGCCGTCCATCAGTTACCGCAAGGGCTGCTACGTGGGGCAGGAGATCATGGCCCGCCTGGAGGCGCGCGGAAACGCCCGCTACCACCTCGTGCGACTGGACGGCGCCGGACCCTGGGAGGCCGGGGCGGAGATCACGGCGGACGGGAAGGTCGTCGGGCAGGCGGGACTGCACGCGGGGAGCGGCAGCGTGGCGCGCCTGCGCAAGGAACTCCCGGAGGGCGCCGGGGTGCAGGTGGCCGGGCAGCCCGCGACCGTCACGCTGATCCACGCGCATGCTTGA
- the hemA gene encoding glutamyl-tRNA reductase, with protein sequence MTLSCPTAHALLTRTGTHAPQALDFVVVGLNHQTAPVEVRELAAVRAGHEGTLLSHLCGYAQEVMLLATCNRTEVYMAGVSGDPRAAFEGAWAQDLGEHLYVHTGEAAVTHLYRVAAGLDSLVIGETQIQGQVKRAWMDARERGLTGTTLNKVAQGALAAGKRVRFETGMSDKIVSVSSAAVELAQAALGSLAGRTALIIGAGETAELTLTHLRAAGVEDVIVVNRTVERARQLAEKLGGRPCAADYLEEVLPEADVLIASSGAPHYVLGADGVNAALRQRPGRPMFLIDISVPRILNPDIAGVPGAHLHNLDDLTGIVARNMQSRRAALPHANAIVRDAAADLSRWHLTRQARQRELALASD encoded by the coding sequence GTGACGCTCTCCTGCCCCACCGCGCACGCCCTGCTGACCCGCACGGGCACGCACGCCCCGCAGGCGCTGGACTTCGTGGTCGTCGGACTGAACCACCAGACCGCCCCCGTCGAGGTCCGCGAACTGGCTGCCGTCCGCGCCGGGCACGAGGGCACCCTGCTCTCGCACCTGTGCGGCTACGCGCAGGAGGTCATGCTGCTCGCCACCTGCAACCGCACCGAGGTGTACATGGCGGGCGTCAGCGGCGACCCGCGCGCCGCCTTCGAGGGCGCCTGGGCGCAGGACCTCGGCGAGCACCTGTACGTCCACACCGGCGAGGCCGCCGTCACGCACCTGTACCGCGTCGCCGCGGGCCTCGACAGCCTCGTCATCGGCGAGACGCAGATCCAGGGGCAGGTCAAACGCGCCTGGATGGACGCCCGCGAACGCGGCCTGACCGGCACCACCCTGAACAAGGTCGCGCAGGGCGCCCTGGCCGCCGGGAAACGCGTCCGTTTCGAGACCGGCATGAGCGACAAGATCGTCAGCGTGTCCAGCGCCGCCGTGGAACTCGCTCAGGCGGCCCTGGGCAGCCTCGCGGGCCGCACCGCGCTGATCATCGGCGCGGGCGAGACCGCCGAACTGACCCTCACGCACCTGCGCGCCGCCGGGGTCGAGGACGTCATCGTCGTGAACCGCACCGTGGAACGCGCCCGGCAGCTCGCCGAGAAACTCGGGGGCCGCCCCTGCGCCGCCGACTACCTCGAAGAGGTCCTGCCCGAGGCCGACGTCCTGATCGCCTCCAGCGGCGCGCCCCACTACGTCCTGGGCGCCGACGGGGTCAACGCCGCGCTGCGTCAGCGGCCGGGCCGCCCGATGTTCCTGATCGACATCAGCGTGCCGCGCATCCTGAACCCCGACATCGCCGGGGTGCCCGGCGCGCACCTGCACAACCTCGACGACCTGACCGGCATCGTCGCCCGCAACATGCAGAGCCGCCGCGCCGCCCTCCCGCACGCGAACGCCATCGTCCGGGACGCCGCCGCCGACCTGAGCCGCTGGCACCTGACCCGGCAGGCCCGGCAGCGCGAACTGGCCCTCGCCAGCGACTGA